A region of the Thamnophis elegans isolate rThaEle1 chromosome 1, rThaEle1.pri, whole genome shotgun sequence genome:
ATCCAGTTGGAGCCAGAGAAAAACTGTAAGAATGAAACATAACATTCCTGTCATTCTGACATTTCTTTAGAATACACTTACTGTACATTGTTCTTACAGAACTGTTCTCTGCTAGAGTGTCTATTAATTATTAGAACACCTGAGGGTTTATCTCATTGGCTTTGATTATTATTGTACGCAAAATCCCTCATATTTTCAAAAATCTCTCCAAAACCATAAGAAAAACATGCTAACTTGAAACCTTGATCTTAAAAGAAGGAAGATAAATCTGTAAGTCATTAACACAAAGAAAAATACCAACTATGATCACTACGAAAAATTGCAAGAGAATAATTTAAGTGATACAAGATTCTgaagtttttatattttaactatACTCAAGAGAAAattgttgggggggaaatggagagATGACATAGACCCTTATTCATTGTCATTTTTCAGTTCTTAGAACTGGAAATCTACACAATCTTCTGCATAAGAACCATCTAAACTTCTGCTTCTCATTTACATCTAAGGAGAAAGGTATTCTTAACTGCCCTATTAAAAGCCATCCTCATATTTGGATTTATGTGTGTGAATACTGCTCTGGCTTCCATCACTCTTGAATAGACATCCCAACCACATGTTCTGCAGATGCGTTGGACATTAATTCCCATAAATTACACAAGAAAGAGAATGTAAGATAAAATCCCATACAGTATAACTAAAGCCACTAGAGCTATATAGAGCTATACCAAAACAGCCCTGCAATATACAAATTAACTTTTTCTCTAATATATGAATCACAAAATGTGGAGAAAATTGGTTTGCAGTTAGAAATCTTACGTGGTAAAACCAGACACAAAGTGAttcagtttttctttgaaaagcatCTTAAGGACAAATGTCTACATTTGATCCACCAAAATGGCTTTTAGCCACTCACGCACTCCCCAAATTTGCTCCAAAGAGACTTTCCTCCAGACTTTTGCAAATAGCTTTGAGGAGGAAATAAAAATCCTATCTGCACAACCTCTCTTCTGGTAGTGGATGAAAACAGTCACACAAGACTGATTCTTGCAAGATTAACTTCTATTACTTTTACaatagaagaaagggaaaaatattttggaCATTATTTTAAAGCAGTAAAAGTAATGGAAATGTggctatgtatttatttattaaagtattGTTATGGTGCTTGCCAATCAAATATTCTGGGTGGACTACAAACAATATAAAAGTGGTATCCTATAATCACTCCAATCAAAATTCTTAATTATATTATCTTGTTACAGCATTAACTCTTCATTGTTCTTTTTATAAACCAATCCCATCTCTTTAGATACTGCTTTTAAGCTAAAATAAACTTATTAGACAGAGAAATTGTCCCATCCAGTTTTTCCTTTATAAACTGATTATAAAATTTTGCCTTTCTGAAAGATCAACTTAAGCTATTCTCGTCTTCCTATGACATTTTGTTCATACTGTACAGCTTGTGATCTTTATCCTCTGCAACACTGACCTTccaataaattcatttttttctcttgattAGTCAGGCATATTGCTCAAGTTGCAGCATCACTTATATACTACAGTTGTAACCTTGTTTAAAGTACACTGAAGTTTCATCATACCCAAAGAACAAAACCACAGTCAGGTAGAAAAATCAACGACTGACTTACTCGTAGTTTGCTAATAAAGATGTCTTCTTTTTGGCGTGCTTTCACCTCTAAGCACAATCTGGAATACTTTGGCTCCTTCTGGAGTCTTATCAGGGATGTCAGCACTGCTCAGATACCAGAATGACATCAGGATACTAACAAACTTCCTGCCTGATTTAGAAACAGTGAAAGACATCTTATTATAATATATGAAGAacacatctctctctttttctaacATACATACatctgcatgcacacacacacaaacacacagagtgaAAAATTGAGGACAGCAATGGCCCCAAAGCCTCTTTCAGAGACAAAGCATGAATTGCCACATACTTGGTTcatgtattagcaatagcaattagacttatatatcgcttcatagggctttcagtcctctctaagcggtttacagagtcagcatatcgcccccacagtctgggtcctcatttcacccacctcagaaggatggaaggctgagtcaaccctgagccggtgagatttgaaccgctgaactgcagatagcagtcagctgaagtggcctgcagtactgcactctaaccactgcgccacctcggctctgtattaGGTTAATCTAAAATGTAGTTGTCCAGAGTTTCCTAAATACGTAACAATTAACATACATAACAAGCAGGATGCAGACCAACAATATTAACACAATGCACAAaaccagccagaattctgggggtttttttgtatGTGACTCTTCAACCATGATCCACTCATAGTTGCAGCCAACTACTTTCAGCTACCAGAGAACCTgtaaccatattttttggagtataggacgcacccttttccctcaaaaaagaggctgaaaatctgggtgcttcttatacattgaatacatcattttttgcctcccgaaacccctccccctttgcaaaagtctgtagaaagctttcagagagctcctgggggctggggaagtcaaaaatgagtgaaaatgggccgttttttgctcaattttgcccccccccaaccccctggaGTATTCGATAAGCCTgttaaaggctatgtatgcaattttttttgacaaaaaacgggcccattttttgctcatttttgggagCCCCcgccctccaggagcactctgcaagccccctaaaggctattcatgcctttttttggaaaaaaaaacaggcccgtttttgtgaaaaacgggccatttttgggaggtttgcagtgtaaaaacttttttttttaaatttgcctcttcaaaacgttggtgcattttatactctggtgcgtcttatactccgaaaaatactgtaactGCTTCCACTTCCAACACAGGAGAGGTGGTTCTCCtgtattttcatttctctttccaaTAAAAATCTAGGAAGGGGTATAGACATAGATCAATTGCTTTCTCCTACTAGAATCAACACAACATAATTCTATGTATGTTTGCAGATATCAAATGGGAATATTCATGGCTTGGGTATAAATTAgagttattattatttctaatgTTTGCCATTCAAGTGATTAAttcaacttaaaaataaaattatgaaagTTGTTTGTCCTGCTGGCCAATTTACAGaagagaagttttaaaaaatactgagTCTGATTCATTGTACTACATCAAATCTCATACTGATTTCTTAAGAGTATAGTTGATGATCAAAGGTATAAAAGACCTTTCTCACCAATCTCTaaataaacattatatatatttaaCTAGCAAACTATGGATCTTCTTAAAGGGCCAAGCAGACTCATTGAGCTTCTCAATTGCATGTTGATATAAAGTCCATTCTATATATCAGGTTCCACTCTTTTAGAACAATATCTCAGGATCCCTTTACATGTTTAAAAAATGATTGAGGACCCCAGGGAGTTTTGGTTTGTGTGGGTTATGTCCATTATCAGTTACTAGTAGTAACTAAGTAGTCGTAGAAATTAAAACTGAgaaatttaaaatgttatttgacTTTACGGGCCCTTTGAAAGGGTTTCAGGAACCTCCAGGGATTCCTAAATTACATTTTGAgagccattgttttttttaaaaaataaccactTGATTTTACTAGGGGCCAAAAGTTTGCTGGCAGAATGAAATCGATACAAAACCAGACACAAGTCAAAGCAGCAGACAGGTGCTCAAAATGAATAGTGTAATTAAATGGATGgagaagaaattttaaaaagacttAGGGATACTTTTAAGGAGTGTGAAATAGAATGAAGGCATACCACTGTCATCATAATAAATGCCCACATCTCCCGTTGCTGTGAACATAATTTCATCCATCTCCGCAGCCAGGGCTTTTCTGTGGTTTTCAGACAATGAAGAGAGCTTCTCTCTTAACACTTGAATCATCTGGATTGGAAATGGAATTGTTAATGTTAGTATTTACTAATTCCCTTACACCAACTCACTTAATCAGCCGTATAATAGTTATATAAGATAGTTATTGAAAGCTATGCTGCCATTTCCCCCTGCTACTTCAAAAGccaagtatttttaaaaacatctcagTTTTGCTTTAAATAATTAGATAAACTGCGAGAAAACCTAAGTTAGAATAAAGGGAACAAACAGTTATGGTGGTTAAATTACACTGAAGAGAAGACATAACCTGATTGTTGCCCTTTTAAGAAAATCAACGTAAGTTGTCGGAGTTTCTAGGAATAAAAAGCTATCAGCTTAGATGCTATTTGCTTGTTCTTCtttaggaatagaatataaatataaatccaaaTTGTTTCTTCCACTTTTAATTAACTTAAGGCAGTGGTCTCCCCTCTCACACTCTCCAAATACACAGAACTTCAATGCTTACAATTTTTAGCCAGCATGGCCAAATTTATACTGCTGGCACCTAATATATCCACTATGTTGTGAAAAGTTGGCTGATGCTGTCCTCTGTAAAAAAGAAATGTTCAGTTCAAGAAACAGTGAGGAGAATCTTATTTTCAATACATGAGAGATATTAAATATTTTACCTCTTTTGATACCAGTTCTTCCAATACATCGTATTTACACTGAGAAATTAGCCTTGAAACAACAGTAAAGGCctagaaaacagagaaaaaatgCTACCTTAATTAAGATTCCCACAATTAAGCACAAGTTTGTAGCTCAACTACATTAACATGCTTATagtcagggtggatttgatttaaatcgagtcaatttaaatcacaatttaaatcacgattagtaatgtaatgtaaaaaggcttgctttaaatcaactcaatataattatataattataattataatttttaaagagtaaCTGTCATCTCTGTTCCACAGCGGCTCCTCCGCTGTTGATtcaccgacagtcccattcactttaatgggatggcTGGCGATGCGGTAAtgacacaacaaggtgaggggCGTGGCGgacagcaggtgagtggatgcctgCTAACAAGCGCTGCCATTATGGATCtgaagtacaatacaatacaatagcagagttggaagggaccttggaggtcttctagtccaactccctggctaggaaggaaaccctgtaccgtttcagacaaatggctatccaacatcttcttaaagacttccagtgttggggcattcacaacttctggaggcaagctgttccactgattaattgttctaattgtcaggaaatttctcctcagttctaagttgcttctctccttgattagtttccacccgttgcttcttgttctaccctcgggtgtcTTGGAGaattagtttgactccctcttctttgtggcaacccctgagatattggaacactgctatcatgtctcccctagtccttcttttcattcaactagacctacccagttcctgcaaccgttcttcatgtgttttatcctccagtcccctaatcctctttgttgctcttctctgcactctttctagagtctccacatcttttctacatggtggtgaccaaaactgaatgcagtattccaagtgtggccttaccaaggcattataaagtggttttaacacttcacgtgatcttgattctatccctctgtttatgcagccaagaactgtgttggcttttttggcagctgctgcacacagctggctcatatttaaatggttgtccactaggactccaagatccctctcacagttactactattgaacaaggtaccacctatactgtacctgtgcatttcgtgacaggtgctctttaaatgaaaggactcattcttgctggtagttagaatctttaatattattatttgcaaacaaaatgaaggtgACCTATctagcttgcagagcttggattcattgaatgagtttaccaaaatgtaaatattgcagaatattcagcctcatgctacataactgaGCTCCATTTCAGGCTtagtaaactaaattattaatgtatcttaaattgaaaattatatttagatttttttactccaaaagcattttttattaaatttttaaaaaatccaaattaatttttaaaaaaatccgatTTAAATTAAACatgcaatatctatctatctatctatctatctatctatctatctatctatctatctatctatctatctatctatctatctatctatcgtcacaacccctggtatgcccaaacatgggaggaaggtcacacttccattctctgtccttcggctcgtcacaagagaccatccagacagaaacccaatattttttactgttgcctttttgttacatttgttatatttgtgctgataaataaatattgggtttctgtctggatggtctcttgtgacgagcctaaggacagagaacggaagtgtgaccttcctcccatgtttgggcataccaggggttgtgactttaaatatatacctttcaccctggcctggctgataaggagttgatctctgtagctcaatggtcaacacatctgcctaagaggcaatagagcacaggttcgattcccagtaaggatatggctagctgatgagagctaaatagcttgaaatagatctatactagtctccctttatttatttatcagcacaaatatatatatatatatatatatatatatatatatatatatatatatatatatatatatatatatatatatatattaaaaaaatcaatttttatccaccttGCTTATAGCGAAAACAGTCTTTCAGCTGATGTACAGTATTCTCAATTTGAGATGCAGAATCCAAAGACAAAGACGCAGGTTCTGTAGACTAGAATTGCAATGCAGCGTTGTCcttatgcacattttaaaaatccacagtTTAGGTTCATTTAATGCAAAATACAGACGGGGGCAGGGCCTTGTGATTGTATTGATTGAGCTAAAAACGGATGCGGTCACCCACAGGCAGAGCAAGAGGACAAGGTCGCACAGCCATAAACACCAATCTCATTTAAGCAGCCCTTGCTAAGCGAACCCCAAAGCTTCCTTGGAGgggaggcttttaaaaataaatagagccaaggtggcgcagtggttaaatgcagcactgcaggctactgctagatcagcagttcagcggttcaaatctcaccggctcagggttgactcagccttccatccttccgaggtgggtaaaatgaggacccagattgttgggggcaatatgctgactctctgtaaaccgcttagagagggctgaaagccctatgaagcggtatataagtctactgctattgctatattgctattgctattaaaggggGGGGGTCTTCTTTTTAACATATAACACCCCGAAATGCGGCGGGGCGGCTCAACCCAACGACTCACGTGCTTCGCCCCTTGCATGAACTCCGGGGCGCTGAAGTCGCGGTCGAAGTAGGTGCGGATGAGGAAGAAGTAGAGGCGGGTGCGGAGCCACCTCAGCGGGTTGGGGAAGCCGAAGAAGACCGCCCGCACCTCCGACTTGGAGTCGCCGTTGCCGCTGCTATAAAAGCGGGCGGGGGGCGCCGGCAGAAGCGGGCACCGGCCGGAGGGAGGCAGGAGATACCCGAGCCCTCCTCCGCGCTGGGCGGACGAGCCACTCGGGACGGCGGGGAACCCCCGCAGCAGCTGCCAGCGCCTGCAGAGGACTCCGCGGGCCAGCCCCATAACTCCCCGCCTCGGCCCTCCCCGTCGTGCCGCGGCGACGGAAGAGAAGCGGCGGGGATCGACAGGCGGCGAACCAGGTTTTTCCCCTCGCGGCGAAGGAGCGGCCTTTGCGCCGCCTCTCGGGCCTGCTCCGCCCTTCGTTGTATAGCAGGCCCTCCTCGcggggaccccccccccaaaacccccgTCGGTGTAGGGGCCTACGGGGCTGAGGGGGGGGTCACTTAGTTTCGCGAGGCCTCGTTTCCAGCGGAGGGAAATCACCGCCGGACCCAAAAGGAGGAAGTGACCGAGCGGCGACATCATGGAGAGGCAGCGCGTCCCGCACTACACCGGGGTTACTCGGGAGCGTTTTTTGCAGGACGTCTATCCTCTGGTGGGTTAAAACCCGGAGCCTCAAACGCCGCATTTCCGTTTCTAAATAAGGTGGCAAAGAAAGCCAGCGTGGTGCACGTGGCCTAAAAAAACGGTGCTGTGAGTTCGAGTCcggtctcggtctctctctctctctctctctctcccccctatctatctatctatctatctatctatctatctatctatctatctatctatctatctatctatctatcttatctatctatctatctatctatctttatctatctatctatctatctatctatctatctatctatctatctatctttatctatctatctatctatctatctatctatctatctatctatctatctatctatctatctatctttatctatctatctatctatctatctttatctatctatctatctatctatctatctatctatctatctatctatctatctatctatctatcatccatcatccatccatccatccatccatctcagtGCTGCCCACCTCACAGGTGGTTGTTAGTGGGAAAATAGACAGGAGTAATTGGTATAAGTAAAAATCAAAAGGGgtgaaatgtattaataaaaaaaCAGTTCTATATATAATAGTCAGACGAGTCCTTTGTTTCTTGGACTTCAGGGAAAAGGATacatttctttccccccccccccatcttccatgcagtatagtttattatcattctcccttctttatataattataccgTATATCgtcacattttccccatattaagttaacatttaactgtatatattttattctattttttaatagtgataattattgtgattaataacctttgtatatggtccaaaaatatttccaaccttcccttctcatatccaattctTATTTATcgtatcaactccacattatatacattactatcaatatcaattattattcagctatatctattacaataagagtaattagattagctaatttaaattgtattcttccatctatcagcctatgtctctccaataacatgGGAAAAGAATACATTTCTAATTAATCCTGCGTTTAATCTAGTACTTGCTCTGCCCTACGTGGTTAGTATTTACATCCTAAACTAGTACTAGGTGCACGTAAAGCAAGGCGTGTTTTCCTCCTCCAGATAAAACAGGAGATGGAGATCATTAATTAACCTTTTCTTTGTTAATTGTTATGTTTGGAAAGTTGATGGCAGGCTAATTTTGGTAGCATGTTAAGTTGCACTTTTCAGAAGATATCTGCCAGAGTGGATGTGTTCAGATGTAAATATGCCAATTTAccacaaatgaataaatattccCCAGCAGTCTTGTCTTTAGCCTCCTAGAATGCTCCTTATCTtatttttctgaggtttttttcccctgatcaCATAAGCATGCTCCCAACATTCAATTGCAGCCAACCACacttttatttgtaaaaaaaaaaaaagctgctgtGTGTGGCACTCAGGACCATTGTTAAGAAATTCTGATTATGTTTGatgttgctttatttttcaacCTCGTAACTTCTAGAGATGTGCAGAATATTATAGATTTCAACCATGTTGATGTGACCTGTTTTGAATTCAAAATATTCTGGTTCAAGCATGAAATAAGGTGAATGTGTTTTGAATGTGAAACACTTTC
Encoded here:
- the LOC116518549 gene encoding LOW QUALITY PROTEIN: m-AAA protease-interacting protein 1, mitochondrial-like (The sequence of the model RefSeq protein was modified relative to this genomic sequence to represent the inferred CDS: deleted 2 bases in 1 codon), which translates into the protein MMSPLGHFLLLGPAVISLRWKRGLAKLSDPPLSPVGPYTDGGFGGGVPARRACYTTKGGAGPRGGAKAAPSPRGEKPGSPPVDPRRFSSVAAARRGGPRRGVMGLARGVLCRRWQLLRGFPAVPSGSSAQRGGGLGYLLPPSGRCPLLPAPPARFYSSGNGDSKSEVRAVFFGFPNPLRWLRTRLYFFLIRTYFDRDFSAPEFMQGAKHAFTVVSRLISQCKYDVLEELVSKEMIQVLREKLSSLSENHRKALAAEMDEIMFTATGDVGIYYDDSGRKFVSILMSFWYLSSADIPDKTPEGAKVFQIVLRGEHAKKKTSLLANYEFRREFTQGVKPDWMITWIEHPNLLE